A stretch of DNA from Leptospira wolffii serovar Khorat str. Khorat-H2:
TGAGATATATTTAGGAGAAGGGGAGAATGAGGGCTGCTCGATCAATAAAACTAAAAGGGGAGTCTCGAATGGAATTCTAGATCCTGAAATTCTTTCCCGATTGGAGTGGAATCGATCTGCAAATTATGTTGTTACCGAAAATTTTTCCGCTAAAACCAAGCCGGAAGAAAATTCTCCAAACGCCTATCCGCTTTGGAAGGGGATGGCTCTTACTTTGCAAGTTCGCAAAAAAGAACCGGATAAGTTGGGAGATAAAACCGGGCATTGGTATTATTATCAAGGCGCTTGGATTTTCGATTCAGTATTGAAGGAGGCAAATAAGCTCTCCGACGGGGATTATGCTCCGCTGAAGCAAGAAGATTTGGAAAAGAACGGAATCAGTTTCGACCAATGGAGTTACGATGTCCAAGAGTCTTGCGCTTCCGGCGGTAAGAAGTATGAACCAAAGCCGGGATCCCTGCTCTGGAGTCTTCGGAACCGTTACGTAATTCTGACATTGAAATTGAAGACGGATCCAAAAGAAGGATATTCAACTTTAGGTTTTTCGGACTTTCCTGCATTTAAAGAGGATGATTTATATTATTTTCCGGATGATCTTCGGGATTTTTCTAACACAATCTATCATGCGCGAGTCGCCAAGGATGATTCTCCTTTTTCGGTAAAAGTAAAAGGAGAGCTGAGCCTCAGTTCCTATTGTATTACCGTTAAGGATAAGGAAAGCGTGAGTTACCAAGGTGAGACGAGTGTTTCATTTATCGCGAATTCGACGGACTTCGTTCCCCCTAAGCAGCAGCTTATTTCCTTCGGCGACTTCGAAGCTTTTAGAAAGGAATTTTTCCTTTCTTTCCCTGACCTGAATTCTGCAACGGATTATTGCAGACGACTAGGCCTAACCTTGGTCCGGAAAAATGAATTGGATCGAATGTATGCCCAAAAAGATAAATTCCAATTACCGATGGATTCGAATTACGAGTCCCAATACTGGCAAGCGGATCAAGTCATAGAAACGGGAGCGAGCGGTTCTCTCTTGAAGGCAATCTGCGTGAAGAGATAGCCTTAGTTAGTGTTCCAAACCAACAGTCGAGAAAGTAATCTTTTCGTTGCCAAGCTTAGCTTGCGCTCCAGTCGGTAATTTCTCAGGATTGCTAAACGATCAACCCCGCCATTCGGGAAATAGATAAGTTTGCAGGAGGCTAATTTGAGCACCAAATTTCAATTTGATTTACCGGAAGAATTACAACAGCTTCGGGACTTAGTCCGCGACGTAGTGCGCAAGGAAGTGGTCCCTAACCGGATGCATTACGACGAGAAGAACGAATATCCAAAAGCTATTTTACAAAAATTTAAAGAAGCTGGACTTTATCAGGCTTTATTCGACGAGGAACACGGAGGTCTGGGATACGGAATGATGGGCGGAATCGTTCTGGCAGAAGAAGTATCCTGGGGTTGTCTGGGAGTAAATACTGCTTTCACTTCTACAAAGTTAGGCGCGCTGCCTATCGATGTGGGTGGAACCAAGGAGCAAAAAGATAAATGGCTGCCTCTTCTCGCATCCGGAGAAAAAACCGCGGCCTTCGGACTTTCCGAACCGGGAGCCGGTTCCGACGTTCCCGCTATGGCGACAGTGGCCGTAAAAAAAGGGGACCGTTATGTTTTGAACGGAACCAAGCAATGGATCAGTAGTGCCGGACAAGCGGACATCTATACCGTATTCGCTATGACCGATAAGGATAGGGGACCCAGAGGTATTTCTTGCTTTATCGTGGAGAAGGGGGCCAAGGGTTTTTCCTTCGGAAAGAAGGAAGATAAATTGGGGATTCGCTGCTCCGAAACCAGACAATTGATCTTCGAAGATTGCGAGGTTCCCGCGGAGAATCTTGTAGGAGGAAAGGAAAACCAAGGCTTCTTACACGCTTTCAAGACGTTGATTCTATCTCGTCCGGCCGTGGCCGCCGGAGCGGTGGGACTCATGCAGGGAGCTTTCGACGCGGCGATAGAATACGCGAGAGAAAGGGAGCAGTTCGGAACCACCATCGCTTCTTTCCAGGCCATTCAACATATGCTGGCGGATATGGCGATCCGGATAGAAGGTTCCCGCTTATTGACCTATAAGGCCGGCGTTTATGCTGAGACCTTTAATAAGGATGCGGCTAAATTCTCCGCAATGGCAAAATGTTACGCTTCTGATTCGGCCGTACTCGTCGCTTCGGATGCGGTCCAGATTTTCGGCGGATACGGATACACGAAGGAATATCCCGTGGAGAAATTCTATCGCGACGCGAAAATTTTACAAATCTACGAAGGAACGAGCCAGATCCAAAGAAACGAGATCGCTGCGGGACTCATTAAGGAAGCCGCATCCAAAGCGAAGAAAAACTAACCCGAACTCTCGATCCTAGGATGGAATTTTAGCTTGCTTGTAGGGCCAGGTCAGGCAAGCTTTTCCCTCCGGTTTTAAAAAGAGTGAAGGAAAGGATTCCGAAAAAGCCGACTTTCTTCCGCAAGGTTCCGATTTTTTTAGCGGGACTTCTCCTTCTATTCTCCTCGCTCCCCGTGTGGTCTCTAGATACGGATTCGTTGCCGGAGGAGGGACTCGCTCTTTCTCCGTTCGCGGAAGTTTGGGTGGATGAAAAGGGAAACACGGATTTTTCTCGGGTTCGAAACCAAGAGTTCCATCGTTTGGATTCGGCTTCTTTGGGGTATTCTCCTTATGTTCATTGGTTTCGTGTGCCGGTGGAGAATACTGGCCATTCTTCTCTTTCTTGGATTTTAGAGATCCATTATAGCCAATTGGATCGTGCGGAGATTTATCTAGAATCCCGTGGAAATCGGGTGATTTTTAGAGGAGGGGATCGTATTCCTTTCCGAGAGAGGCCGATCAAGTATCGCTTTCCCAGTTTTCCATTGGAGCTTTCTTCCGGGGCAAAGGATACTGTTTACGTAAGAATAGAGACCAAGAGTACGGTGAATTTCAGCGCTTTCGGTTATAAAAGGACGGATTTTTATAAGAAAGTGTCGAGCGAGCAGATTCTACTCGGGATCTATTTCGGCTCCTTGCTCGTCATGGCGCTATATAATCTTTTTCTGTTTTTATCCACCAAGGAAAAGACCTATCTTTCATTCTTTTTATACGTAGGTTCCGGATTTCTAATACAATGGTCTTTGAACGGATATTCTTTCCAATTCTTCTGGCCGGAATCCATAGTTTGGGCAAGCCATGTAGTCACCTGTTTTACGTTTTTCGTGGCTGCGACCACTTCCGATTTTATCCGCAGCTATTTCGACGCCGAAAGAAAATATCCTAGAGCGGACCGAATCCTATTCGGGATTTCCTTTCTTTGCTATGTGTTGACCGTTCTGGGGTATTTTCTTCCGTTCGGACCGGCTTTGGCCTTATATGTCGCCATCTCTACTCTTACCCTCGCCTTGATTCTGTATCTGGGCTTCCAGGGACTGACTCGTAATTTGAGAGCAACGTTATTCTTTTTGTCCGCTTGGTTGGTCTTGGTCCTCGGCGCATTCGTATTCGTACTGCGTTTTTCCGGAATCCTACCTCATTCCGTTCCCTTGGTGTATTGGGGAGTGGAGATCGGAACTGCAGCACATGTCTTGTTGCTGGCTCTTGCCTTAGCGGACAGAGTCAACGATCTATCCAAGGATCTATCCGGAAAAGTGGTGGATTTAAACGAGGCCAAACAAGCGATAGAGCAGTCAGAATTAAGATTTCGTAATTTATTCGAAGGAGCGGAAGAACTTCTTCTTACATTGGACGAACAGGGAAGAATCTGGGACGCCAACCGTACTCTCT
This window harbors:
- a CDS encoding acyl-CoA dehydrogenase family protein, with translation MSTKFQFDLPEELQQLRDLVRDVVRKEVVPNRMHYDEKNEYPKAILQKFKEAGLYQALFDEEHGGLGYGMMGGIVLAEEVSWGCLGVNTAFTSTKLGALPIDVGGTKEQKDKWLPLLASGEKTAAFGLSEPGAGSDVPAMATVAVKKGDRYVLNGTKQWISSAGQADIYTVFAMTDKDRGPRGISCFIVEKGAKGFSFGKKEDKLGIRCSETRQLIFEDCEVPAENLVGGKENQGFLHAFKTLILSRPAVAAGAVGLMQGAFDAAIEYAREREQFGTTIASFQAIQHMLADMAIRIEGSRLLTYKAGVYAETFNKDAAKFSAMAKCYASDSAVLVASDAVQIFGGYGYTKEYPVEKFYRDAKILQIYEGTSQIQRNEIAAGLIKEAASKAKKN
- a CDS encoding 7TM diverse intracellular signaling domain-containing protein translates to MKERIPKKPTFFRKVPIFLAGLLLLFSSLPVWSLDTDSLPEEGLALSPFAEVWVDEKGNTDFSRVRNQEFHRLDSASLGYSPYVHWFRVPVENTGHSSLSWILEIHYSQLDRAEIYLESRGNRVIFRGGDRIPFRERPIKYRFPSFPLELSSGAKDTVYVRIETKSTVNFSAFGYKRTDFYKKVSSEQILLGIYFGSLLVMALYNLFLFLSTKEKTYLSFFLYVGSGFLIQWSLNGYSFQFFWPESIVWASHVVTCFTFFVAATTSDFIRSYFDAERKYPRADRILFGISFLCYVLTVLGYFLPFGPALALYVAISTLTLALILYLGFQGLTRNLRATLFFLSAWLVLVLGAFVFVLRFSGILPHSVPLVYWGVEIGTAAHVLLLALALADRVNDLSKDLSGKVVDLNEAKQAIEQSELRFRNLFEGAEELLLTLDEQGRIWDANRTLSRLTGHRPSDVEGKNFLDLIYSFDPIDESITLMLAREKMEEHLKTRKTVEFHSEFKQKYVMEPKPVKIRLQSFEREGGRMVLGKVSEISEDILSRFLVSESMHFTVNNYLRNADILSRQLTSNLSQFAGSEVITAIRTCVREVLINAIEHGNLGISFDEKTDSMKIGNYMEFIQKRQREAFYGARSIKVAYSLNQKRIGFEIEDEGDGFDFKKILNLDGDKLNEESYTHGRGIMMTKKVFDVVKFNEKGNKVLLIKYLQKPLKYKRDASPLDL